One genomic region from Mycobacterium basiliense encodes:
- a CDS encoding ABC transporter permease, producing the protein MLFAALRDMQWRKRRLVIAVLSTGLIFGMTLVLTGLANGFRVEARHTVDSLGVDIFVVKQGSAGPFLGSTPFPDVDLARVAAEPGVAAAAPLGCVGTIMKEGTSTRNVTAFGAPEHGPGMPQISEGRAPAKPGEVAVSSTLGRHLGDTLEIGAHTLRIVGIVPNSTALAKIPNIFLTTAGLQQVAYNRQPMVTSIGVDGTPQRLPDGYQTYDREGAVNDLLRPLKVAVNSISIVAVLLWIVAAMIVGSVVYLSALERLRDFAVFKAIGTPTRAIMSGLALQALVVSLLAAGVGVVLSKLLAPLFPMIVAVPVGAYLALPVVAIGIGLLASLAGLKRVVTVDPALAFGGP; encoded by the coding sequence ATGCTCTTCGCGGCACTGCGCGACATGCAATGGAGAAAGCGTCGCCTTGTTATCGCGGTCCTTAGCACTGGGCTGATTTTTGGAATGACGCTGGTTTTGACCGGGCTTGCAAACGGCTTCCGGGTCGAGGCTCGGCACACCGTCGATTCGCTAGGTGTGGACATATTTGTGGTCAAGCAGGGCTCGGCCGGGCCGTTTTTGGGTTCAACGCCTTTCCCCGATGTTGACCTGGCTCGGGTGGCCGCCGAGCCCGGCGTCGCCGCCGCGGCCCCGTTGGGGTGTGTCGGCACGATCATGAAAGAAGGCACGTCAACCCGAAACGTCACTGCTTTCGGCGCGCCGGAGCACGGACCGGGGATGCCGCAGATTTCAGAGGGCAGGGCGCCAGCGAAACCGGGCGAGGTCGCGGTCTCTAGCACGTTGGGCAGGCACCTCGGTGACACGCTGGAAATTGGCGCGCACACGTTGCGAATTGTGGGCATCGTGCCCAACTCCACCGCACTGGCCAAGATCCCCAACATCTTTCTGACCACCGCTGGGCTGCAACAAGTGGCCTACAACAGGCAGCCGATGGTCACATCGATCGGGGTTGACGGCACGCCCCAGCGCCTTCCGGATGGCTACCAGACCTACGACCGTGAGGGCGCTGTCAATGATCTGTTGCGGCCGTTGAAGGTCGCGGTGAACTCGATCTCGATCGTGGCCGTTTTGCTGTGGATCGTCGCGGCGATGATCGTCGGATCGGTGGTGTATTTGTCCGCGCTGGAGCGCCTGCGCGATTTCGCGGTGTTCAAGGCCATTGGCACGCCGACGCGCGCGATCATGTCCGGGCTGGCGTTGCAGGCGCTGGTGGTTTCCCTGCTTGCGGCGGGCGTGGGTGTCGTCCTTTCGAAGCTGCTGGCGCCGCTGTTTCCGATGATTGTCGCGGTGCCCGTCGGTGCCTACCTGGCGCTCCCGGTGGTGGCGATCGGGATCGGCCTGTTGGCCAGTCTTGCGGGACTGAAACGGGTAGTCACCGTCGATCCCGCGCTTGCGTTCGGAGGTCCGTGA
- a CDS encoding ABC transporter ATP-binding protein, producing MGDLSIQNLVVEYYSGGYALRPINGLNLDVEAGSLVILLGPSGCGKTTLLSCLGGILRPKSGAIKFEDVDITTLEGAALAKYRRDKVGIVFQAFNLVPSLSALENVTVPLRSAGMSRAAARRRAEELLTRVNLAERMKHRPGDLSGGQQQRVAVARAIALDPPLILADEPTAHLDFIQVEEVLRLIRELADGDRVVVVATHDSRMLPMADRVVELTPDFAESNRPPETVQLAAGEVLFEQSTMGELIYVVTDGEFEIVHELADGGEELVKVAGPGDYFGEMGVLFHMPRSATVRALSDATAMGYTAQAFRERLGVGGMRDLIEHRELTND from the coding sequence GTGGGTGATCTCAGCATTCAGAACCTCGTCGTCGAGTACTACAGCGGTGGGTATGCCCTGCGGCCGATCAACGGTCTGAATCTGGACGTGGAGGCCGGCTCGTTGGTTATTTTGCTGGGACCGAGCGGCTGCGGAAAGACGACGCTGTTGTCCTGCCTCGGCGGCATCCTTCGGCCCAAGTCCGGGGCAATCAAGTTCGAGGACGTCGATATCACGACGCTGGAGGGCGCGGCGCTGGCCAAGTACCGCCGGGACAAGGTCGGCATCGTGTTCCAGGCGTTCAACCTCGTACCGAGCCTTAGCGCACTCGAGAATGTGACGGTTCCGCTGCGCTCCGCCGGGATGTCGCGTGCGGCCGCCCGTCGGCGTGCCGAGGAGTTGCTGACCCGCGTCAATCTTGCCGAGCGAATGAAGCACCGCCCGGGGGATCTCAGTGGTGGGCAGCAGCAACGCGTCGCAGTCGCTCGCGCGATTGCGTTGGATCCGCCGCTGATCCTGGCCGATGAACCGACCGCGCATCTCGACTTCATCCAGGTGGAGGAGGTGTTGCGGCTGATTCGTGAACTCGCCGATGGTGATCGGGTGGTGGTGGTCGCCACGCACGACAGTCGGATGCTGCCGATGGCCGACCGGGTGGTGGAACTGACCCCCGATTTCGCCGAATCGAATCGCCCGCCCGAAACCGTGCAGCTGGCGGCGGGCGAGGTGCTGTTCGAGCAGAGCACGATGGGCGAGCTTATCTACGTGGTAACCGACGGCGAATTCGAAATCGTGCACGAATTAGCCGACGGCGGTGAGGAATTAGTCAAGGTGGCCGGACCCGGGGACTACTTCGGTGAGATGGGCGTGCTGTTCCACATGCCGCGTTCGGCGACCGTGCGGGCTCTTAGCGACGCGACTGCGATGGGCTACACCGCGCAGGCTTTTCGGGAACGGCTCGGTGTGGGCGGCATGCGCGATCTGATCGAGCATCGCGAACTTACCAACGACTGA
- a CDS encoding acyltransferase family protein, giving the protein MRTLMGFPDPTELAARTPVDRDRAIDVIRIAALVGVVVGHTVMAISIIRDDVLIWDNLLTTSTMFQALTWIFQIMPLFFFAGAAACMTSWRRGANWGGWLMSRCTRLFRPVFYYLGFWAVALITLYPVVPQHVYQPIAGISIQLLWFLGAYVLVLATMPVLSRITTTGRLAVGVTTVYGTVAFIDGVRLHWSAAAPLGYVNLVVWLIPGMFGVAYRSRLLSGRAALGTAVALFAVNIALLECGPYELSLVGIEGQRLPNMSPPSLLLAGHAIILSALAIAAAPAVTQWARRPRVWWWTAIGNSGAMTLYLWHMPVLLGVHLLFDTVGHPRYPGEQDFVALSIAQLLIIVVAVMALFVTLSPMENNPLPGWDGAGAVTSVGRGVGVGMLLCVTGAAVLASVKWGLKDDGLVCVAVMLVALLAARMLTVTTERASRNDVRTTAAING; this is encoded by the coding sequence ATGAGGACGCTGATGGGCTTCCCCGACCCCACCGAACTGGCCGCCCGCACACCCGTCGACCGCGACCGCGCCATCGATGTCATTCGCATCGCGGCCTTGGTTGGCGTCGTAGTCGGTCACACAGTCATGGCGATCAGCATCATCCGTGACGACGTGCTCATCTGGGACAACCTGCTCACGACCTCGACGATGTTTCAGGCCCTGACCTGGATCTTTCAGATCATGCCGTTGTTCTTCTTTGCCGGTGCGGCGGCCTGCATGACGTCCTGGCGTCGCGGCGCGAACTGGGGTGGCTGGCTGATGAGTCGCTGCACCAGGCTGTTTCGCCCGGTGTTTTACTACCTCGGATTTTGGGCAGTCGCGTTGATCACCCTGTATCCGGTGGTGCCCCAACACGTCTACCAGCCCATCGCCGGGATCAGCATTCAACTGTTGTGGTTTCTCGGCGCCTACGTGCTGGTGTTAGCGACCATGCCGGTGTTGTCGCGGATCACCACGACCGGCCGTCTCGCCGTTGGCGTGACCACGGTCTATGGGACCGTTGCGTTCATCGACGGGGTTCGGCTGCACTGGTCCGCCGCGGCACCGCTGGGCTATGTCAACCTCGTGGTCTGGCTCATTCCCGGTATGTTCGGTGTGGCCTACCGGAGCCGGTTGCTTTCCGGGCGAGCCGCGCTGGGCACCGCGGTGGCACTGTTCGCCGTGAACATTGCGCTGCTTGAGTGCGGTCCGTACGAGCTGAGCCTGGTCGGCATCGAAGGCCAAAGATTGCCCAACATGAGCCCGCCCTCATTACTGTTGGCCGGTCACGCAATCATCTTGAGCGCGTTAGCAATAGCGGCAGCACCGGCGGTCACGCAGTGGGCTCGCCGGCCGCGGGTGTGGTGGTGGACGGCGATCGGCAATTCCGGAGCGATGACCCTCTACCTGTGGCATATGCCCGTCCTGCTGGGCGTACACCTGCTCTTCGACACCGTCGGACATCCGCGCTATCCCGGCGAGCAGGATTTCGTCGCACTCAGCATCGCGCAGTTGCTGATCATCGTCGTGGCGGTGATGGCGCTTTTCGTGACGCTGAGCCCCATGGAGAACAACCCGTTGCCGGGCTGGGATGGCGCCGGGGCGGTCACGTCGGTCGGGCGCGGCGTGGGCGTTGGCATGCTGCTATGTGTGACGGGCGCAGCGGTTCTGGCTTCGGTGAAGTGGGGACTCAAAGACGACGGACTTGTCTGCGTCGCAGTCATGTTGGTGGCACTGCTGGCCGCCCGGATGCTCACCGTGACCACGGAGCGGGCCAGCCGCAACGACGTTCGGACCACGGCCGCCATCAACGGTTGA
- a CDS encoding sulfotransferase family protein, whose protein sequence is MTPRDRFDPDRLIATACEEVGSDDFGDDLGFTGWQPGLHRVTDGLINEARLSAIGVEIAHLDLLRALKNRLSVIAWRKQHPEVATKPITQPIVIVGQPRTGTTILYDLLAQDPELRAPLTWEVDSPCPVPQPESYHNDPRIAQTQASIELSEQIIPGFLAFHPMGALVGQECVRITASQFTSMIYSVQYRLPSYYRWLLYEADHAGAYRFHRIFLQHLQSGVTGQWLLKSPAHLWQLGALLHEYPDALIVQTHRDPLNVISSIAALTHHLRRMASDQIDIAECAAQSYEEIVVGLDREIALRDSGAIPEGRIIDVLYTDFVNGPWDTIGDIYQRLGRELRPETEQRMRDFLAAHPGDVGRGRYTWKDTGLNADDVRDRVRTYQERYDVPTEQLR, encoded by the coding sequence ATGACCCCACGGGACCGATTCGACCCGGATCGACTCATCGCCACCGCCTGCGAGGAAGTGGGCAGTGACGACTTCGGCGACGATCTTGGTTTCACAGGCTGGCAACCCGGACTGCACCGGGTGACCGATGGCCTGATCAATGAGGCGCGACTATCGGCCATCGGTGTCGAGATCGCGCACCTGGACCTCTTACGGGCATTGAAGAACCGGCTGAGTGTGATCGCATGGCGCAAACAACATCCCGAGGTCGCCACCAAGCCGATCACTCAGCCGATCGTCATCGTTGGCCAACCCCGAACCGGAACGACCATCCTCTATGACTTGCTCGCCCAGGATCCGGAGCTGCGGGCGCCGCTGACCTGGGAGGTCGATTCACCCTGCCCGGTCCCCCAGCCGGAGAGCTACCACAACGATCCACGCATCGCGCAGACTCAGGCCAGCATCGAGCTGTCCGAACAGATCATTCCGGGCTTCCTCGCCTTTCACCCGATGGGTGCACTGGTCGGGCAGGAGTGCGTCCGCATCACCGCCAGCCAGTTCACCAGCATGATCTATTCGGTGCAGTATCGCCTGCCCAGCTACTACCGGTGGCTGCTGTACGAGGCAGACCATGCCGGCGCCTACCGCTTCCACCGAATATTCTTGCAACACCTGCAATCCGGCGTTACTGGCCAATGGCTACTCAAGTCACCGGCACATCTGTGGCAGCTGGGTGCCCTACTCCACGAATACCCTGACGCGTTGATTGTGCAGACGCACCGCGACCCGCTCAACGTCATCTCTTCGATCGCGGCACTAACCCACCACCTACGACGGATGGCCAGCGATCAGATCGACATCGCCGAGTGCGCGGCCCAATCCTACGAAGAGATCGTTGTCGGCCTCGACCGCGAGATAGCGCTGCGCGACAGTGGCGCCATCCCCGAAGGCCGGATCATCGATGTGCTGTACACGGATTTCGTGAACGGCCCCTGGGACACGATCGGTGACATCTATCAGCGGCTGGGCCGTGAATTGCGGCCGGAAACCGAACAGCGAATGCGTGACTTCCTGGCCGCTCATCCCGGCGACGTCGGGCGCGGCCGTTACACCTGGAAGGACACCGGCCTCAACGCCGACGACGTTCGTGATCGAGTGCGCACCTACCAGGAGCGTTATGACGTACCCACCGAGCAGCTGAGGTGA
- a CDS encoding TetR family transcriptional regulator, whose product MATRQRVAAAAAQLVATEGLAGATVDRIADTADISRATFFRYFNSKEDAVAEGVNALWLERITTALAAQPAELSAAQAVVGAFGELSLGFADIERQVRELVTLTRSSETLDAWTLRVYVRYESAIAELIAPRIPDLAPQDPRPRLLGALAMATIRIALDDWLARGGSLPERVCQGLSAIAIAIA is encoded by the coding sequence ATGGCGACTCGTCAGCGCGTCGCCGCCGCGGCCGCGCAGTTGGTCGCCACGGAGGGTCTGGCAGGAGCCACGGTGGACCGCATCGCGGACACGGCCGACATCAGCCGGGCAACCTTCTTCCGATACTTCAACTCCAAGGAAGACGCCGTCGCCGAGGGCGTCAATGCACTGTGGCTGGAGCGGATCACCACCGCGTTGGCCGCCCAGCCGGCGGAACTGTCCGCTGCCCAGGCCGTCGTCGGCGCCTTTGGTGAGCTTTCTCTCGGATTTGCCGACATCGAGCGTCAGGTGCGTGAACTGGTTACTCTCACCAGGTCATCCGAGACCCTGGATGCCTGGACACTGCGCGTCTACGTGCGCTACGAATCGGCGATCGCGGAGTTGATCGCACCGCGAATACCCGACTTGGCCCCCCAAGACCCCAGGCCTCGTCTCCTCGGTGCCTTGGCGATGGCGACCATCCGTATCGCACTGGACGACTGGCTTGCGCGCGGTGGCTCGTTGCCAGAGCGGGTGTGCCAGGGTTTGTCCGCGATCGCGATCGCGATCGCGTGA
- a CDS encoding alpha/beta fold hydrolase, giving the protein MPTIDINAGTIHYEVTGPENGRPVMFVHGYLMGGQLWRQVSQQLANLGLRCVAPTWPLGAHPTPLKAGADRSITGVAGMVADVLAALDLNDVVLVGNDTGGVVTQLVAVHHPQRLGALVLTSCDAFEHFPPPILKPVILAGQSKPLFRTAIQALRVPAARRSAFADLAYADIDELTQTWVHPALTNPAITEDLRQLSLSLRTEITTGVAARLPELAMPTLVAWSADDEFFMLEDGKRLAATIPNARLEVIEGARTFAMLDQPDRLAHLVATVAVNA; this is encoded by the coding sequence ATGCCAACGATCGACATTAACGCCGGAACCATCCATTACGAAGTAACCGGACCCGAGAACGGCAGGCCCGTCATGTTCGTACACGGCTACCTGATGGGCGGCCAGCTGTGGCGTCAGGTCAGCCAGCAGCTTGCCAATCTGGGCCTCAGATGCGTTGCGCCAACCTGGCCGCTCGGAGCGCATCCGACGCCACTGAAGGCCGGCGCCGACCGATCCATCACCGGCGTCGCGGGCATGGTTGCCGATGTGCTCGCGGCCCTTGACCTCAACGATGTCGTACTGGTCGGCAATGACACCGGCGGTGTCGTCACACAGCTTGTTGCGGTGCATCATCCCCAACGGCTCGGCGCGCTCGTGCTTACCAGCTGTGATGCGTTCGAACACTTTCCGCCACCGATTCTCAAACCTGTCATCCTCGCGGGTCAGTCGAAGCCACTGTTTCGGACCGCGATCCAAGCACTGCGGGTGCCGGCCGCGCGGCGGAGCGCCTTCGCCGACCTGGCCTACGCCGACATCGATGAGCTCACCCAAACGTGGGTGCATCCGGCGCTAACCAACCCCGCGATCACCGAAGACCTACGCCAGTTGTCGCTGTCGCTGCGAACGGAAATCACCACCGGCGTGGCTGCCCGGTTACCCGAGTTGGCTATGCCGACGCTCGTCGCTTGGTCGGCCGACGACGAATTCTTTATGCTCGAGGACGGCAAGCGCTTAGCCGCGACGATTCCCAACGCGCGACTCGAGGTGATCGAGGGAGCACGGACGTTCGCGATGCTGGACCAGCCAGATCGACTCGCGCATCTGGTCGCCACGGTCGCGGTGAACGCCTAG
- a CDS encoding TetR/AcrR family transcriptional regulator, producing the protein MEIKRRTQEERSAATREALISAARKLWGLRGYAEVGTPEIAKEAGVTRGAMYHQFADKAALFRDVVEAVEQDLMARLATSVASSGAATPADAIRAAVDAWLEVSADPEVRQLILLDAPAVLGWAGFRDVAQRYSLGMTEQLINEAIRAGQLDSQPVRPLAHVLIGALDEAAMFIATADDPEPALRETRQVLRRLVDGMLDD; encoded by the coding sequence ATGGAAATCAAGAGACGAACCCAGGAGGAGCGCTCCGCGGCAACCCGCGAGGCGCTGATCTCGGCCGCGCGAAAGCTGTGGGGCCTGCGAGGCTATGCGGAGGTCGGGACACCGGAGATCGCCAAAGAAGCCGGTGTGACCCGCGGCGCGATGTACCACCAATTCGCCGACAAGGCAGCGCTATTCCGTGATGTCGTGGAGGCGGTGGAGCAGGACTTGATGGCGCGCCTGGCCACCTCCGTGGCGTCCTCGGGTGCGGCAACCCCCGCAGACGCGATCCGGGCCGCCGTCGATGCCTGGCTCGAGGTTTCCGCGGATCCGGAGGTCCGCCAATTGATTCTGCTCGATGCTCCTGCGGTACTAGGCTGGGCGGGTTTTCGTGATGTCGCTCAGCGGTACAGCCTGGGCATGACCGAACAGTTGATCAACGAGGCCATCCGTGCCGGTCAGCTCGATAGCCAACCAGTGCGCCCGCTGGCCCATGTGCTGATCGGTGCACTCGACGAGGCGGCGATGTTCATTGCCACCGCCGATGACCCCGAACCGGCCTTGCGAGAAACCCGGCAAGTACTGCGTCGGCTGGTCGACGGCATGCTCGACGATTGA
- a CDS encoding TetR/AcrR family transcriptional regulator: MARRRGWNGAPPSSDEEASQRIIDAAVKLIADTGSDVSLAQVAASLGIIRQTVYRYYPNSEALMHAAAVASVDSFLDRLTETVHGIGDPAEAMTEAVMFTLKDVVRTPHLGLLIAQPSAHTRPENLASEEAQAFGMRMLERFDVDWTAYGFDEPAKHDLVEVTLRIMLSFFVAPNEPSRSPEELRRFIKRWLGGAILAQQR; encoded by the coding sequence GTGGCGCGTAGGCGTGGATGGAACGGGGCGCCACCCAGTTCCGACGAGGAGGCGTCTCAGCGAATTATTGACGCGGCGGTGAAATTAATCGCCGACACCGGTTCGGATGTCAGTCTTGCTCAGGTGGCCGCGTCGTTAGGCATCATCAGGCAGACGGTGTACCGCTACTACCCGAATTCCGAGGCGCTGATGCATGCCGCAGCGGTGGCATCGGTGGATAGTTTTCTCGACCGGCTCACCGAGACCGTCCATGGCATAGGCGATCCGGCGGAAGCGATGACCGAAGCCGTAATGTTCACGCTGAAAGACGTGGTACGCACACCCCATCTGGGTCTCCTGATCGCGCAACCGTCCGCGCACACCCGTCCGGAAAATCTCGCGTCCGAGGAAGCGCAAGCATTCGGAATGAGAATGCTTGAGCGTTTCGATGTCGACTGGACGGCATACGGGTTCGATGAGCCGGCCAAGCATGACCTTGTCGAGGTCACCCTGCGCATCATGTTGTCGTTCTTTGTTGCGCCCAACGAACCCAGTCGCAGCCCAGAAGAGTTGCGACGCTTTATCAAGCGCTGGCTGGGCGGCGCGATCTTGGCCCAGCAACGCTAA
- a CDS encoding extracellular catalytic domain type 1 short-chain-length polyhydroxyalkanoate depolymerase, translated as MSVPSRFVRAFTGCLLAVLVALAAIGLGGPRVWGTPDFPIPAGRSIQIVKAGGLFRIYRVYRPQGLAGMAPLVVMLHGGFGDGAQAERDYHWNSEADTGRFVVAYPNGLLRAWNGGTCCGLPENVDIDDVGFLTSMVADIEHRTPIDPARVYVTGMSAGGIMALRLGCQTNVFAAIAPVAGTLLTDCSQAQPASLLQIHGTADDRVPYNGGPGRPRSLDGTPRVDGPPVPAVNATWRSIDGCAPPSSSTVGVVTTEIATCANGRTVQLISVEGAGHQWPGARPKPIVEKLAGIPPPSTALNATDTIWQFFSQNHL; from the coding sequence GTGAGCGTGCCGTCTCGGTTCGTCCGGGCATTCACCGGGTGCTTGCTGGCCGTCTTGGTGGCGTTGGCCGCCATCGGGCTCGGCGGCCCGCGCGTGTGGGGAACGCCTGATTTCCCGATCCCGGCCGGACGGTCCATCCAGATCGTCAAGGCAGGAGGGCTATTCAGGATCTATCGCGTGTACCGGCCACAGGGGTTGGCCGGCATGGCGCCATTGGTAGTGATGCTGCACGGCGGCTTTGGCGATGGCGCCCAGGCCGAACGCGACTACCACTGGAACAGTGAGGCGGATACCGGCCGCTTCGTGGTGGCCTACCCGAACGGCCTACTGCGCGCCTGGAACGGCGGGACGTGCTGCGGTCTGCCCGAAAACGTCGATATCGACGATGTCGGCTTCCTCACCAGCATGGTCGCCGATATCGAGCATCGGACGCCAATTGATCCGGCACGGGTCTACGTCACCGGCATGTCGGCCGGAGGCATCATGGCGCTTCGATTGGGCTGTCAGACCAACGTTTTTGCCGCGATAGCACCGGTGGCGGGCACCCTACTGACCGACTGCTCGCAAGCACAGCCCGCCTCGCTGCTACAAATCCACGGCACCGCCGACGACCGGGTTCCATACAACGGCGGGCCCGGAAGGCCCCGGTCGCTCGACGGTACGCCACGCGTCGACGGCCCCCCGGTGCCGGCCGTCAATGCCACCTGGCGTTCTATCGACGGGTGCGCGCCACCCAGCTCAAGCACGGTTGGTGTGGTGACGACAGAAATCGCGACCTGTGCAAACGGGCGTACGGTGCAACTGATCTCGGTCGAGGGGGCCGGCCACCAATGGCCGGGTGCTAGGCCCAAACCCATCGTGGAAAAGCTCGCGGGTATCCCGCCACCATCGACGGCGCTAAACGCCACCGACACCATTTGGCAATTCTTCAGTCAGAACCACCTCTGA
- a CDS encoding MarR family winged helix-turn-helix transcriptional regulator yields MQSVPDADWEPTVPALVQLLASAGGPRLRAAFAEAGLEGIRPAQAIGLVPLAAGGLHASDLAERLGVSRQAVAQAVTAMERHRYVTRVPDPADARARIIELTPRGRQVLRVMRTNALAVQKRWEKLLGERRFGELRKSLQILLEAELDEPAPVRQ; encoded by the coding sequence ATGCAAAGTGTTCCAGATGCCGACTGGGAGCCCACCGTGCCGGCCCTGGTGCAACTGCTTGCTAGCGCCGGAGGCCCTCGGTTGAGAGCGGCATTCGCGGAGGCGGGATTGGAGGGAATTCGCCCGGCGCAAGCGATTGGACTCGTGCCGTTGGCCGCCGGTGGGTTGCATGCATCGGATCTGGCCGAACGACTTGGGGTGAGTCGTCAGGCGGTGGCCCAGGCGGTGACGGCGATGGAGCGGCACCGCTACGTCACGCGAGTTCCCGATCCGGCTGATGCTCGCGCTCGGATCATTGAGTTGACACCGCGGGGTAGGCAGGTCCTACGGGTAATGCGGACTAACGCACTAGCCGTGCAGAAGCGTTGGGAGAAACTGCTGGGGGAGCGGCGCTTTGGCGAATTGCGGAAGAGCTTGCAGATCCTGCTCGAAGCGGAGTTGGACGAACCCGCTCCGGTACGCCAGTAG